From Arthrobacter sp. FW306-2-2C-D06B, a single genomic window includes:
- the tdh gene encoding L-threonine 3-dehydrogenase produces the protein MKALYKSGPHAGFELVERPEPEAGPSDVKIRVMTTGICGTDLHIQSWDAWAQGIIETPLIAGHEFYGEVVSVGEDVRDVKVGDRVSGEGHVVCGICRNCRAGRRQMCIHTVSVGVQRDGAFAEYVVIPETNVWVHQDPSITPELGAIFDPFGNAVHTALSFPLVGEDVLITGAGPIGLMAIAVARHAGARKIAITDVSAPRLELARKMGVDLAVDVSKMRVKDAQLELGMREGFDIGLEMSGHPTALPEMINNMNHGGRIAMLGLPSQSIDIDWGKVVTHMLTLKGIYGREMYETWYAMSAMLSSNPVLHGHISAVVTDKLSATDWEKGFEIARAGTGGKVVLDWTEI, from the coding sequence ATGAAGGCTCTCTACAAGTCCGGTCCCCACGCTGGTTTTGAACTCGTCGAACGGCCCGAGCCGGAGGCAGGTCCCAGCGACGTCAAGATCCGCGTCATGACCACCGGTATCTGCGGAACGGACCTGCACATCCAGTCCTGGGACGCGTGGGCGCAGGGCATCATCGAGACTCCGTTGATCGCGGGGCACGAGTTCTACGGGGAAGTTGTCTCCGTCGGCGAGGATGTCCGGGACGTCAAGGTCGGCGACCGTGTCTCCGGCGAGGGCCACGTGGTCTGCGGAATCTGCCGCAATTGCCGTGCAGGCCGCCGCCAGATGTGCATCCACACGGTATCCGTGGGCGTGCAGCGCGATGGTGCTTTCGCGGAATATGTTGTCATCCCGGAGACCAACGTCTGGGTCCACCAGGATCCTTCCATCACTCCTGAGCTCGGCGCCATCTTCGACCCCTTCGGCAACGCCGTCCACACCGCACTGAGCTTCCCCCTCGTCGGTGAGGATGTGCTCATCACAGGTGCCGGCCCCATCGGACTCATGGCAATCGCCGTCGCGCGCCATGCCGGTGCCCGCAAGATCGCCATCACGGACGTCTCCGCGCCCCGCCTTGAACTCGCCCGGAAGATGGGCGTGGACCTCGCCGTTGATGTCTCGAAGATGCGCGTCAAGGATGCCCAGCTCGAGCTCGGCATGCGCGAAGGATTCGACATCGGCCTGGAAATGTCCGGGCATCCCACGGCACTGCCTGAGATGATCAACAACATGAACCACGGCGGACGCATCGCCATGCTTGGCTTGCCCAGCCAGTCCATTGACATCGACTGGGGCAAAGTGGTCACACACATGCTGACCCTCAAGGGCATCTACGGCCGCGAGATGTACGAAACCTGGTACGCCATGAGCGCCATGCTGTCCTCAAACCCCGTACTGCACGGCCACATTTCCGCCGTCGTCACGGATAAGCTGTCCGCCACCGACTGGGAAAAGGGCTTCGAAATCGCCCGCGCCGGCACCGGCGGCAAGGTTGTCCTCGACTGGACCGAAATCTAA
- a CDS encoding Gfo/Idh/MocA family protein, translated as MDLKVGIVGFGLRSSLWRHAHKPGHGSEVTVVCDLGERGRADAAEKIPTAVITDDLDVLLDSGLDAVLVLTPDSQHAAVAVRTLKAGIPTFCEKPLDVTLEAADLILQTAFDTGTRLYVGHNMRHMPVVVQMREIIQAGTIGDVKAVWCRHFVGNGGDYYFKDWHAQRANTTGLLLQKGAHDIDVIHWLAGGYSAKVQAIGELAVYGGVASRRDNTARRMGDWFSVDNWPPTEQTDLAETIDVEDISMMNMVLDNGVLASYQQCHFTPDYWRNYTVIGTKGRIENFGDGAGDQIYVWTTRTTSGFAEPDQKVEIRDGEGGHGGADPLLIAEFLRFAKDGGTTATSPIAAREAVAAGVLATESLRGDGCAREVPALPEDLVEYFNAGQPARVREL; from the coding sequence ATGGACCTCAAAGTAGGCATCGTCGGATTCGGCTTGCGGTCGTCGCTGTGGCGCCACGCGCACAAGCCCGGCCACGGTTCGGAAGTCACGGTCGTGTGCGACCTGGGCGAGCGCGGCAGGGCGGATGCGGCCGAGAAGATCCCGACGGCGGTCATCACCGACGATCTGGACGTCCTGTTGGACTCCGGCCTGGACGCGGTCCTGGTCCTGACTCCCGACAGCCAGCACGCCGCCGTCGCCGTCCGGACTCTGAAAGCGGGCATCCCGACTTTCTGCGAGAAACCGCTTGACGTCACGCTGGAGGCGGCCGACCTTATCCTCCAGACGGCCTTCGACACCGGAACGCGCCTCTACGTGGGCCACAACATGCGGCATATGCCGGTGGTGGTGCAGATGCGCGAGATCATCCAGGCCGGGACCATCGGAGACGTCAAGGCAGTCTGGTGCAGGCACTTCGTGGGGAACGGCGGCGACTACTATTTCAAGGACTGGCACGCCCAGCGTGCCAACACCACGGGGCTGCTGCTGCAAAAGGGCGCGCACGATATCGACGTCATCCACTGGCTCGCCGGCGGGTACAGCGCCAAGGTGCAGGCGATCGGCGAGTTGGCCGTTTATGGGGGCGTCGCTTCCCGCCGGGACAACACGGCGCGCCGGATGGGTGATTGGTTCTCCGTGGACAATTGGCCCCCCACCGAACAGACGGACCTCGCCGAGACGATCGACGTCGAGGACATCTCGATGATGAACATGGTCCTGGACAACGGGGTGCTCGCCTCGTACCAGCAGTGCCATTTCACCCCGGACTATTGGCGGAACTACACGGTGATCGGCACCAAGGGCAGGATCGAGAACTTCGGTGACGGGGCCGGCGACCAGATCTATGTATGGACCACCCGGACAACCTCCGGCTTCGCCGAGCCCGACCAGAAGGTGGAGATCCGCGACGGAGAAGGCGGCCATGGCGGTGCGGACCCCTTGCTCATAGCTGAGTTCCTGCGCTTCGCCAAGGACGGGGGAACCACGGCGACTTCGCCGATCGCGGCCCGGGAGGCCGTGGCCGCCGGAGTGCTTGCCACCGAGTCCCTCCGCGGCGACGGTTGCGCCCGCGAAGTTCCGGCGTTGCCAGAAGACCTCGTGGAGTACTTCAACGCAGGCCAGCCGGCCCGGGTCCGGGAACTCTAG
- a CDS encoding extracellular solute-binding protein, translating into MNHNVTRRSFLSFAAAGAAVVSLAACGGNSAAGGSAAKAAYAAPAKDLSAELSYAIWDAAQKPAMQKIVTEFNKQYPNIKVTIDVTPSKGSAYWTKIQTQASSNTLPDVFWMNGPHIKLYAQNNQLMPLDGLVSGKAVDTANYPKALVDLYTVNGAFYGVPKDFDTSALFYNKALFKEAGVSEPTSYWTWDDVKSAGAKLSKFYQGKGVYGYAGDLTGGQTSYYNTMIEAGGTIISTDGKKSGYDSAGSIAGLQFWRDLIESGVSPSMQQLTDTSSSDMFTSRKLAMTMDGSWTVGPAQKALGDDLGIANLPKGPKSNQSVIHGLANVIPANAKNPAAAQAFVAFLGTQDAARIQAETGTVIPAFNGTQDAWVKSVPSVDLSVFLELAKDASPYPASANTAAWNELENTLLPQAFAGTKPVADVAKDLASQMNAALAKES; encoded by the coding sequence ATGAACCACAACGTGACCCGCAGGTCATTCCTTTCCTTTGCGGCTGCCGGTGCCGCCGTCGTTTCGCTCGCCGCCTGCGGCGGGAACAGTGCCGCCGGGGGTAGCGCAGCCAAGGCCGCCTACGCTGCTCCCGCCAAGGACCTGAGCGCCGAGCTGAGTTACGCCATCTGGGACGCGGCGCAAAAGCCCGCGATGCAGAAGATCGTGACCGAATTCAACAAGCAATACCCGAACATCAAAGTCACCATCGACGTCACGCCGTCGAAGGGTTCGGCCTACTGGACGAAGATCCAGACCCAGGCAAGCAGCAACACCCTGCCGGACGTTTTCTGGATGAATGGCCCGCATATCAAGCTTTATGCGCAAAACAACCAGCTGATGCCCTTGGACGGCCTGGTGTCCGGCAAGGCGGTGGATACAGCCAATTACCCCAAGGCGTTGGTCGATCTATACACCGTCAACGGTGCGTTCTACGGGGTTCCCAAGGACTTCGATACCAGCGCACTCTTCTACAACAAGGCCCTCTTCAAGGAAGCCGGGGTGTCCGAGCCGACGTCCTACTGGACGTGGGACGACGTGAAATCCGCCGGTGCCAAGCTGTCCAAGTTCTATCAGGGCAAGGGCGTCTACGGGTATGCCGGTGACCTCACAGGCGGCCAGACCAGCTACTACAACACCATGATCGAAGCCGGCGGGACCATCATCTCGACTGACGGCAAGAAGTCCGGATACGACTCCGCCGGCTCAATCGCCGGCCTCCAGTTCTGGCGGGACCTCATCGAATCCGGCGTATCTCCCTCGATGCAGCAGTTGACGGATACCTCTTCGAGCGACATGTTTACGTCCAGGAAATTGGCTATGACCATGGACGGCTCCTGGACCGTCGGGCCCGCCCAAAAGGCCCTCGGTGACGATCTGGGCATTGCCAACCTCCCGAAGGGGCCGAAGAGCAACCAGAGCGTGATCCACGGACTCGCCAACGTGATTCCCGCCAATGCGAAGAACCCGGCCGCTGCGCAGGCCTTCGTGGCCTTCCTGGGAACCCAGGATGCCGCCAGGATCCAGGCAGAAACCGGAACCGTCATTCCGGCCTTCAACGGCACGCAGGATGCCTGGGTCAAGTCTGTTCCCTCTGTTGACCTCAGCGTTTTCCTTGAGCTGGCCAAGGATGCTTCGCCCTACCCGGCGTCGGCAAACACGGCCGCCTGGAACGAACTCGAGAACACCTTGCTGCCGCAGGCGTTCGCCGGGACCAAGCCGGTTGCGGATGTTGCCAAGGACCTTGCCAGCCAGATGAATGCCGCGCTGGCCAAAGAATCATGA
- a CDS encoding carbohydrate ABC transporter permease: MSESMLSTKSGVESRRIGAAETSPSHAGGKPSGPSVREGTGRGTKGTKGGKQGSNVLAHCVLSIGGLAMISPLLYQIVMSLSTNAEVQSTPPTLWPGIVQWHNFADVFTSMNFGSQLWVTVAITVIRVIGQVLLCSMAGYAFARMQFRFKGPILAIVLSIIMVPSQLFLIPQYQIIQNLGWLNSIAGIVAPGIFSAFGLFLMRQFFMGLPDELEDAARLDGANPFQIFFRVMLPLAANGLWALVIITVLWSWNDLLWPLVVTSTANAAPLSVGLSNLQGEHANNYPILMAASLMAMAPILIMFLLMQKRVMAGIGRSGLK; encoded by the coding sequence ATGTCTGAATCGATGCTCTCCACAAAAAGCGGTGTCGAATCGCGACGGATCGGAGCGGCTGAAACCAGCCCATCTCACGCTGGAGGCAAACCCTCGGGACCCTCGGTCCGGGAGGGCACAGGCCGCGGCACCAAAGGCACCAAAGGAGGCAAGCAAGGCTCGAACGTCCTGGCACATTGTGTGCTGAGCATTGGCGGGTTGGCCATGATCTCGCCCCTCCTGTACCAGATCGTCATGTCGCTTTCGACGAACGCCGAAGTCCAGAGCACGCCACCCACCCTGTGGCCCGGCATTGTCCAGTGGCATAACTTCGCGGATGTCTTCACGTCCATGAACTTCGGTTCACAGCTTTGGGTGACGGTCGCGATCACCGTCATCAGGGTGATCGGCCAGGTGCTCCTCTGCTCCATGGCGGGCTATGCCTTCGCGCGGATGCAGTTCCGGTTCAAAGGGCCAATACTGGCCATTGTCTTGTCGATCATCATGGTGCCGTCGCAGTTGTTCCTGATCCCGCAGTACCAGATCATCCAGAACCTGGGTTGGCTGAACAGCATCGCCGGCATCGTGGCTCCGGGCATCTTCAGCGCCTTCGGCCTGTTCCTGATGCGCCAGTTCTTCATGGGGCTCCCGGACGAACTCGAAGACGCGGCACGGCTCGATGGTGCCAATCCGTTCCAGATCTTCTTCCGGGTCATGCTGCCCCTCGCGGCAAACGGCTTGTGGGCACTGGTCATCATTACCGTGCTGTGGTCCTGGAATGACCTCTTGTGGCCTTTGGTGGTGACGTCGACGGCGAACGCCGCACCGTTGAGCGTCGGGCTTTCGAACCTCCAGGGTGAACACGCCAACAATTACCCGATCCTCATGGCGGCATCGCTCATGGCCATGGCGCCAATCCTGATCATGTTCCTGCTCATGCAGAAGCGTGTCATGGCAGGCATCGGCCGCTCCGGACTCAAGTAA
- a CDS encoding LacI family DNA-binding transcriptional regulator produces the protein MRPTIKSVAAAAGVSTATVSYVLSGRSGKDGSRSGSGVAPATVLRVQEAALALGYRPNQSARAIRTGRTNLLMLSLTMISDPWALDVSRAVGTAAAQRGITPMILADTDWRVALKRQNADVTFIDGAEEPGDAELLAQAARLQRLVVFSDTMEPEGFDVVRPMAGSSCDQAVDHLAGRHRRVGCLISSTHSTSTLDIRLGAYTRGLAKAGLEYREDYVEAYDRDGLSAFDAALRLLQRPDRPTAIYATTDFAAIAAIHAAQRLQLRIPEDVEVLGIGNTTEGERMTPSLTTVGPEGFFDGLAAFLLDRAENPDGPAGILEFPWKLIVRDSAPSV, from the coding sequence ATGCGCCCCACGATCAAGTCCGTGGCGGCGGCAGCCGGAGTTTCGACGGCGACTGTGTCTTACGTGCTGTCTGGCAGGAGTGGCAAAGACGGCAGCAGGAGCGGGTCCGGGGTGGCCCCCGCTACCGTGCTGCGGGTTCAAGAGGCGGCCCTGGCCCTCGGGTATCGCCCCAACCAGTCGGCAAGGGCCATCCGCACTGGCCGAACGAACCTGCTCATGTTGTCGCTCACCATGATCTCTGATCCGTGGGCATTGGATGTCAGCCGCGCTGTTGGTACGGCCGCCGCCCAACGGGGCATTACGCCCATGATCCTGGCCGATACCGACTGGCGGGTGGCACTCAAACGCCAAAACGCGGACGTGACATTCATCGACGGCGCCGAAGAGCCCGGGGATGCCGAACTGCTGGCGCAGGCGGCGAGGCTGCAGCGCTTGGTGGTCTTCAGCGACACCATGGAACCCGAAGGGTTCGACGTCGTGCGGCCCATGGCCGGTTCGTCGTGCGATCAGGCAGTGGATCACCTCGCCGGACGGCACCGCCGGGTGGGTTGCCTGATCTCCTCGACGCATTCGACGAGCACCCTCGACATCCGCTTGGGCGCATACACGCGTGGACTCGCGAAGGCTGGTTTGGAATACCGGGAGGACTACGTCGAGGCGTACGACCGCGACGGACTCAGTGCGTTCGATGCGGCATTGCGGCTCCTGCAGCGTCCGGACCGTCCGACGGCGATCTACGCGACGACGGACTTCGCGGCGATAGCCGCCATCCACGCGGCCCAGCGGCTGCAACTCCGGATTCCCGAGGACGTTGAAGTGCTCGGTATCGGAAACACCACCGAAGGCGAGCGCATGACGCCGTCGTTGACCACCGTTGGTCCTGAGGGCTTTTTCGACGGCCTGGCCGCGTTCCTGCTCGACCGGGCAGAGAATCCCGATGGACCCGCCGGCATTCTGGAATTCCCCTGGAAGCTCATCGTGAGGGACTCAGCGCCCTCGGTGTGA
- a CDS encoding LysR family transcriptional regulator, with protein sequence MEVHQLQMLRELGDLGSVKAVAETLMVTPSAVSQQLALLQKSVDVPLTRKEGRALVLTDAGRVLADAGAAVVNALADARAAIGAYHDSPGSTVTVSAFHSAGQALFAPLAALLTSARNAGPENSVPRVKLADEDVAQEDFPGLAARYDLVLAHRMEHSPGWPTDKVAVIPLADEPLDVALPAGHPLAARRELRPADVVGQPWVTSRAGYSPADVLAAVVAVSGRPADVLHRINDYSTVASLVADGGAIGLLPRFTAQRVLDAGVVLRPLAGVNSVRKIDILARPETLKRKSVMTVCEALQTVMTELAGGTSPGASQPN encoded by the coding sequence ATGGAAGTACATCAGCTCCAAATGCTCAGGGAACTAGGAGATCTCGGCAGTGTCAAGGCCGTGGCCGAGACCCTCATGGTCACTCCCTCGGCTGTCTCCCAGCAGCTCGCCCTCCTCCAGAAGTCGGTGGACGTGCCGTTGACCCGCAAGGAAGGCCGCGCCCTGGTGCTCACCGACGCGGGCCGGGTCCTCGCCGACGCCGGAGCCGCCGTCGTGAATGCGCTCGCCGACGCCCGGGCCGCCATCGGCGCGTACCACGACTCACCGGGCTCCACCGTGACCGTGAGCGCCTTCCACAGCGCGGGTCAGGCTTTGTTCGCTCCGCTCGCGGCCTTGCTGACCTCCGCGCGCAACGCGGGTCCGGAAAACAGCGTTCCCCGCGTGAAGCTCGCCGACGAAGACGTTGCCCAGGAAGACTTTCCGGGCCTGGCCGCGCGCTATGACCTTGTGCTGGCGCACCGGATGGAGCACAGCCCCGGCTGGCCCACCGACAAGGTCGCCGTGATCCCGCTCGCCGACGAACCGCTCGACGTTGCGTTGCCCGCCGGGCACCCGCTCGCGGCGCGACGCGAACTCAGGCCGGCCGACGTCGTCGGGCAGCCCTGGGTGACCAGCCGCGCCGGCTACTCCCCCGCGGACGTGCTGGCCGCCGTCGTCGCCGTCAGCGGGCGCCCGGCGGATGTCCTGCACCGCATCAACGACTACTCCACCGTGGCCTCCCTCGTGGCCGACGGCGGCGCGATCGGCCTGCTCCCACGTTTCACCGCCCAGCGGGTACTGGACGCGGGCGTGGTGCTGCGACCGCTGGCAGGGGTGAATTCCGTGCGCAAGATCGACATCCTGGCGCGGCCGGAAACCCTGAAACGGAAATCGGTCATGACGGTCTGCGAAGCGCTGCAGACCGTCATGACCGAACTCGCCGGGGGCACCTCACCTGGCGCCTCCCAACCCAACTGA
- a CDS encoding carbohydrate ABC transporter permease, protein MKARTLTPASKSGRAAEATGDRRKGKSKSDGWWPWLFVVPTVAGIGVFYLWPIVQTFYYSFTKWGVFGGTKFIGLDNYVRMFADSTIPQSIFNTLIYTVVVLLGIPIAVVLASLIERPGLRFAALYRTLYFIPYITMPAAVGIVWRLIYNGDFGPINWFLGLFGIQGPYWTSTPGFALLAVATVGLWMSLGFNLIIISAGLREIPRELFEAAEMDGASRVRQFFSITVPLLTPSIFFVTIVTVISGFQLFDLLYVMMGKANLAMPQTQSLVYIFYNQAFLQNDKGYAAAIGILILVIIALLTAFQFRIQKRWVNYV, encoded by the coding sequence ATGAAAGCCCGGACCCTGACGCCGGCTTCCAAGAGCGGCCGTGCCGCCGAAGCAACAGGGGATCGCCGCAAAGGAAAATCCAAGTCGGATGGCTGGTGGCCATGGTTGTTCGTGGTGCCTACCGTTGCGGGCATCGGCGTTTTCTACCTTTGGCCGATCGTCCAGACGTTCTACTACAGCTTCACAAAGTGGGGAGTCTTCGGCGGAACCAAGTTCATCGGCCTGGACAACTACGTTCGGATGTTCGCGGATTCCACTATTCCGCAGTCGATCTTCAACACGCTGATCTATACGGTCGTCGTGCTGCTGGGGATTCCCATCGCGGTCGTTCTCGCGTCCTTGATCGAGCGTCCCGGCCTGCGCTTCGCAGCCCTGTACCGGACGCTGTACTTCATTCCCTACATCACCATGCCGGCCGCCGTCGGGATCGTGTGGAGGCTGATCTACAACGGTGACTTCGGACCCATCAACTGGTTCCTGGGCTTGTTCGGGATCCAGGGGCCTTACTGGACATCGACTCCGGGGTTTGCACTCCTTGCCGTGGCTACCGTGGGGCTTTGGATGTCGCTGGGATTCAACCTCATCATCATCAGCGCGGGACTGCGCGAGATCCCCAGGGAGCTCTTCGAAGCCGCGGAAATGGACGGGGCCAGCCGGGTCCGCCAATTCTTCAGTATTACCGTTCCGCTGCTGACTCCCAGCATCTTCTTTGTCACGATCGTCACCGTGATCAGCGGCTTCCAGCTGTTCGATTTGCTGTACGTGATGATGGGGAAAGCGAACCTGGCCATGCCGCAGACGCAAAGCCTCGTGTACATCTTCTACAACCAGGCCTTCCTGCAGAACGACAAGGGCTATGCGGCAGCCATCGGCATCCTGATCCTGGTCATCATCGCTCTTCTGACCGCTTTCCAATTCCGTATCCAGAAGAGGTGGGTCAACTATGTCTGA
- the gatB gene encoding Asp-tRNA(Asn)/Glu-tRNA(Gln) amidotransferase subunit GatB, with translation MSTDAILSFEEAMEKYDPVLGFEVHVELNTKTKMFSSAPNVFGDEPNTNVNEVDLGMPGVLPVVNKTAVESSIKIGLALNCKIAEYCRFARKNYFYPDTPKNFQTSQYDEPIAYDGYLDIELSDGTVFRVEIERAHMEEDAGKLTHMGGATGRIQGADYSLVDYNRSGVPLVEIVTKPIEGAGSRAPELAKAYVAAVREIVKNLGVSDAKMERGNVRCDANVSLRPHGRERFGIRSETKNVNSLRAVEHAVRYEIQRHAAVLDSGEPVIQETRHWHEDTRTTTSGRAKSDADDYRYFPEPDLVPVLASREWVEELRATLPEPPAARRKRLQADWGYSDLEFRDVVNAGVMDSIEETIAAGASASVARKWWMGEIVGRAKTADVDPSELGVTPATIVELNKLVEGGKINNKMASQVLDGVLAGEGTPAEIVEKRGLAVVSDDGPLLEAIDAALAAQPDVAEKIRSGKLQAIGAIVGGVMKATRGQADAGRVKELILERLGVEG, from the coding sequence ATGTCTACCGACGCCATCCTCAGCTTCGAAGAGGCCATGGAGAAGTACGATCCGGTCCTTGGCTTCGAGGTCCACGTGGAGCTCAACACCAAGACCAAGATGTTCTCCTCCGCCCCGAACGTCTTCGGCGACGAGCCGAACACCAACGTCAACGAGGTGGACCTCGGCATGCCCGGCGTCCTGCCCGTGGTGAACAAGACGGCGGTGGAGTCCTCCATCAAGATCGGCCTTGCACTGAACTGCAAGATCGCCGAGTACTGCCGCTTCGCCCGGAAGAACTACTTCTACCCGGACACCCCGAAGAACTTCCAGACGTCCCAGTACGACGAACCCATCGCGTACGACGGATACCTGGACATCGAACTCTCGGACGGCACCGTGTTCCGCGTCGAGATCGAACGTGCACACATGGAAGAAGACGCTGGCAAGCTGACCCACATGGGTGGCGCTACGGGCCGCATCCAGGGTGCCGACTACTCGTTGGTGGACTACAACCGTTCCGGTGTTCCGCTCGTGGAAATCGTCACCAAGCCGATCGAGGGCGCAGGCAGCCGGGCACCCGAGCTCGCCAAGGCCTACGTTGCCGCGGTGCGCGAAATCGTCAAGAACCTCGGCGTTTCCGACGCCAAGATGGAACGCGGCAACGTCCGCTGCGATGCCAACGTCTCCCTGCGCCCGCACGGTCGCGAACGTTTCGGCATTCGATCCGAGACGAAGAACGTGAACTCGCTGCGCGCCGTCGAGCACGCCGTCCGTTACGAAATCCAGCGCCACGCCGCCGTTTTGGATTCCGGCGAGCCGGTCATCCAGGAAACGCGCCACTGGCACGAGGACACGCGCACGACGACGTCGGGCCGGGCCAAGTCGGACGCCGACGACTACCGCTACTTCCCGGAGCCGGACCTCGTTCCGGTCCTGGCGTCCCGTGAATGGGTTGAAGAGCTCCGCGCGACGCTGCCCGAACCGCCCGCGGCCCGCCGCAAGCGGCTCCAGGCCGACTGGGGCTATTCGGACCTCGAGTTCCGCGACGTCGTGAACGCCGGCGTCATGGACTCCATCGAGGAAACCATCGCCGCCGGTGCAAGCGCCTCCGTGGCCCGCAAGTGGTGGATGGGCGAGATCGTTGGACGCGCCAAGACGGCCGACGTCGATCCTTCCGAACTCGGCGTCACGCCGGCAACCATCGTGGAGCTCAACAAGCTCGTCGAGGGCGGCAAGATCAACAACAAGATGGCTTCCCAGGTGCTCGACGGCGTCCTCGCCGGCGAGGGCACCCCGGCGGAGATCGTCGAGAAGCGCGGCCTCGCCGTTGTGTCCGACGACGGCCCCCTGCTGGAAGCGATCGACGCCGCACTTGCGGCCCAGCCCGACGTTGCGGAGAAGATCCGCAGCGGCAAGCTTCAGGCCATCGGAGCGATCGTCGGCGGAGTCATGAAGGCCACCCGTGGGCAGGCCGACGCCGGCCGCGTCAAGGAGCTGATCCTGGAGAGGCTCGGCGTCGAAGGCTAG
- a CDS encoding DUF4091 domain-containing protein produces MTEQNPVQQDGWSFVLADSLEKVYPDAPPRPFDRTIPMSVFPGETASIQVALRPPMKHDFRLSGPLEVAIDGPAAAFASISQVELVPCSLAAFPQHDDGYDRDAPGLYPDLLRPAPDGLIQPLYGQWTAAWIDLVVPSAENAGDHEFGISVRDAEGRVIFGTTIDVTVLAAQAPELDIVNAHWFHCDGLASHYGVGVFSEEHWSIIDAFMGSAARMGANSLLTPTWTPPLDTAVGGTRLPTQLIGIREDSGYRFDFSKLRRWVGLCVKHGIQYVEIAHLFTQWGAKATPAIYVETAEGLERRFGWDVPSTSPSYRELMAELLPALRSFLAEHWSLDRVIFHISDEPEGAEALAGYQQAKDVVADLLHGLTVVDALSDFEFYRSGAVPTPVVASDALAPFLAAGVKDLWVYYCVAQDTGVANRFISMPSVRNRVLGHQLFALACAGFLHWGFNFYNTAHSLAPVDPFKDTCAGGAFPGGDAFMVYPGPDGVPWESIRYKVFAQAMWDHRALSLLATLAGREEVLALIDSNGSGGSLAMDSFSYDPLHYRRVRELVNQGIAQRVGQTRQRINVSS; encoded by the coding sequence TTGACGGAACAGAACCCGGTCCAGCAGGACGGCTGGTCGTTCGTGCTGGCGGACTCCCTGGAAAAGGTCTACCCGGACGCTCCACCAAGGCCGTTCGACAGGACCATCCCGATGTCCGTTTTCCCCGGTGAGACCGCGTCGATCCAGGTGGCTCTCCGGCCGCCCATGAAACACGACTTTCGGCTGTCGGGGCCGTTGGAAGTTGCAATCGATGGTCCGGCGGCAGCGTTTGCCTCCATTTCACAGGTTGAGCTGGTGCCTTGTTCCTTGGCGGCATTCCCGCAGCATGACGATGGCTATGACCGGGACGCTCCCGGTTTGTATCCCGACCTTCTGCGGCCTGCCCCGGATGGTCTGATCCAGCCCCTCTACGGGCAATGGACGGCTGCATGGATCGACCTCGTGGTGCCATCCGCCGAGAATGCGGGCGATCACGAATTCGGGATCTCGGTACGGGACGCGGAGGGCCGCGTGATCTTCGGCACCACTATCGACGTCACGGTCCTCGCGGCTCAAGCCCCGGAACTGGACATCGTGAACGCCCACTGGTTCCACTGCGACGGCTTGGCGAGCCATTACGGCGTCGGCGTGTTCAGCGAGGAGCATTGGTCGATCATCGACGCCTTCATGGGGTCTGCGGCAAGGATGGGAGCCAACTCGCTCCTGACACCGACGTGGACGCCTCCGTTGGACACAGCCGTCGGGGGAACGCGGCTGCCCACCCAACTGATCGGGATCCGCGAAGACTCCGGCTACCGCTTTGATTTCAGCAAGCTGCGGCGCTGGGTGGGACTTTGTGTCAAACACGGCATCCAGTACGTGGAAATCGCCCACTTGTTTACGCAATGGGGTGCCAAGGCGACGCCGGCGATCTATGTCGAAACCGCGGAAGGCCTGGAACGGCGCTTTGGCTGGGACGTGCCGTCGACGTCGCCGTCTTACCGGGAGCTGATGGCCGAACTGCTGCCCGCACTGCGTTCCTTCCTGGCAGAGCACTGGTCTCTTGACCGGGTCATTTTCCATATTTCCGATGAACCCGAGGGTGCCGAAGCCCTGGCGGGGTACCAGCAGGCAAAGGACGTCGTCGCGGATCTCCTGCACGGGCTGACGGTGGTTGACGCCCTGAGCGACTTTGAGTTCTACCGCAGCGGAGCAGTGCCGACACCGGTGGTGGCAAGCGATGCCCTGGCGCCGTTCCTGGCGGCGGGCGTGAAGGATCTGTGGGTCTATTACTGCGTCGCGCAGGACACCGGCGTCGCCAACAGGTTCATTTCCATGCCTTCAGTGCGGAACCGGGTGTTGGGCCACCAGCTCTTCGCCCTGGCATGTGCGGGCTTCCTGCATTGGGGATTCAACTTCTACAACACAGCCCACTCGCTGGCGCCCGTCGACCCGTTCAAGGACACCTGTGCCGGAGGGGCTTTTCCGGGCGGCGACGCCTTCATGGTCTACCCGGGACCGGATGGGGTGCCGTGGGAGTCGATCCGTTACAAGGTGTTCGCCCAGGCCATGTGGGACCATCGGGCACTCTCGCTCCTGGCCACGCTGGCCGGTCGCGAGGAGGTACTGGCCCTCATCGATTCGAACGGCTCGGGCGGGAGCCTCGCCATGGATAGCTTCAGCTACGACCCCCTTCATTACCGAAGGGTCCGCGAGCTGGTCAACCAGGGAATCGCGCAGCGCGTGGGTCAAACGCGCCAGCGCATCAACGTATCAAGTTAG